In Corynebacterium aquatimens, one genomic interval encodes:
- the cmtR gene encoding Cd(II)/Pb(II)-sensing metalloregulatory transcriptional regulator CmtR: MLTIASRLDVMNRLGRAMADPTRSRILMTLLDGPSYPAVLSDSLDLTRSNVSNHLTCLRDCGIVVAEPEGRKTRYEIADPHLAAALDALVDATLAVDENAPCIDPECSVPGCGEKGADA; the protein is encoded by the coding sequence ATGCTGACTATTGCTTCGCGCCTCGACGTCATGAACCGGCTCGGCCGGGCCATGGCCGATCCGACGCGCTCCCGAATCCTGATGACCCTGCTAGACGGTCCGAGCTACCCGGCCGTGCTCTCGGACAGCTTGGATCTGACGCGCTCGAACGTCTCGAACCACCTGACCTGCCTGCGCGACTGCGGCATTGTCGTCGCTGAGCCGGAGGGCCGCAAGACCCGCTACGAAATCGCCGATCCGCACCTCGCGGCAGCGCTCGACGCGCTGGTGGACGCGACGTTGGCTGTCGACGAAAACGCCCCGTGCATCGACCCTGAGTGCTCGGTGCCTGGCTGCGGCGAGAAAGGAGCGGACGCATGA
- a CDS encoding heavy metal translocating P-type ATPase, producing the protein MSSACGCEHEPATEIEELDRPWWKDPELLLPIFSGVALGIGLALDWSGLETPATVLFWVGLLLGAYTFAPGAIRNLVTKGKLGISLLMTISAVGAVILGFVGEAAALAFLYSIAEALEDKAMDRAQGGLRALLKLVPQTATVLRDGTAVEVAAKDLVVGELMLVRPGERIATDGIIRSGRSSLDTSAITGESIPEEVAPGDEVSAGAINSAGVLEVETTAAGTDNSLTTIVDLVEQAQAEKGDRARIADRIARPLVPGVMVLAVLVGVIGSLLGDPETWITRALVVLVAASPCALAISVPLTVVAAIGAASRFGVVIKSGAAFERLGGIRHLAVDKTGTLTRNQPEVTGVIPADGFDSAQVLAFAAAVEQQSTHPLAAAIAAAAPEAPAALNISEEAGHGIGGTVEGQRVLVGSPRWIDAGPLKADVERMESEGQTCVLVTVDGALAGAIGVRDELRPEVPEAVQTLHANGVEVSMLTGDNIRTARALADIAGIDDVRAQLRPEDKASIVAELSSTTPTAMIGDGINDAPALAGATVGIAMGATGSDAAIESADVAFTGHDLRLIPQALQHARRGSRIINQNIVLSLAIIIVLMPLAISGVLGLAAVVLVHEVAEVIVILNGLRAARTNR; encoded by the coding sequence ATGAGTTCAGCATGTGGATGCGAGCACGAACCCGCCACGGAGATCGAAGAGCTCGATCGGCCATGGTGGAAGGACCCTGAGCTACTGCTCCCGATCTTCTCCGGCGTAGCCCTCGGCATAGGCCTGGCACTGGACTGGTCCGGGCTGGAGACACCCGCGACGGTACTGTTCTGGGTCGGCCTGTTGTTGGGTGCGTACACTTTCGCGCCTGGAGCGATCCGGAACCTTGTCACGAAGGGCAAGCTCGGCATTAGTTTGCTGATGACGATCAGCGCGGTCGGCGCGGTGATCCTCGGCTTCGTCGGAGAGGCCGCGGCGCTCGCGTTCCTGTACTCGATCGCCGAGGCGCTGGAGGACAAGGCGATGGACCGGGCCCAAGGCGGACTGCGAGCACTGTTGAAGTTGGTACCGCAGACCGCGACGGTGCTGCGCGACGGCACGGCGGTCGAGGTCGCTGCGAAGGACCTCGTGGTTGGCGAGCTGATGCTCGTGCGCCCCGGGGAGCGGATCGCCACGGACGGCATCATTCGGTCTGGGCGCTCCAGCCTGGACACCTCAGCGATCACCGGAGAATCCATTCCAGAAGAGGTTGCGCCCGGTGACGAGGTGTCCGCGGGAGCGATCAACTCCGCCGGTGTGCTGGAGGTCGAGACGACCGCAGCTGGAACGGACAACTCTCTGACCACAATCGTGGACCTGGTCGAGCAGGCGCAGGCGGAAAAGGGCGACCGGGCCCGGATCGCCGACCGGATTGCCCGACCCCTCGTGCCCGGGGTAATGGTCCTGGCGGTGCTGGTCGGCGTGATCGGTTCATTGCTGGGCGACCCCGAGACGTGGATCACCCGTGCGCTGGTGGTCCTGGTCGCAGCGTCGCCGTGCGCGCTGGCAATCTCCGTGCCGCTGACGGTCGTGGCCGCGATCGGCGCGGCCAGCCGGTTCGGAGTGGTCATTAAGTCCGGCGCGGCATTCGAGCGGCTCGGCGGCATCCGTCACCTGGCGGTGGATAAGACCGGAACCCTCACCCGCAACCAGCCCGAGGTTACCGGCGTGATCCCGGCAGATGGATTCGATTCCGCGCAGGTGCTTGCATTCGCGGCGGCAGTTGAGCAGCAATCGACGCACCCCCTCGCCGCGGCGATCGCAGCAGCGGCGCCCGAAGCACCCGCCGCCCTGAACATCAGCGAGGAAGCCGGGCACGGCATCGGCGGCACCGTCGAAGGCCAACGGGTGCTGGTGGGCAGCCCCCGGTGGATCGACGCCGGGCCACTGAAGGCAGACGTTGAGCGCATGGAGTCCGAGGGGCAGACCTGCGTCCTGGTCACCGTCGATGGCGCCCTCGCCGGAGCGATCGGGGTCCGCGATGAGCTGCGGCCCGAGGTACCCGAAGCCGTGCAGACCCTGCACGCCAACGGCGTGGAAGTGAGTATGCTCACCGGCGACAACATTCGCACCGCCCGGGCGCTGGCTGACATCGCCGGAATCGACGACGTGCGCGCCCAGCTGCGCCCGGAGGACAAGGCAAGCATCGTCGCCGAACTCTCCTCCACAACGCCGACGGCGATGATCGGCGACGGCATCAACGACGCGCCGGCACTGGCGGGTGCGACGGTGGGCATAGCGATGGGAGCGACCGGCTCTGACGCCGCTATCGAGTCCGCTGATGTCGCCTTCACCGGCCATGACCTCCGACTAATTCCGCAGGCACTGCAGCACGCCCGCCGAGGCAGCAGGATCATCAACCAGAACATCGTGCTGTCTCTGGCCATCATCATCGTGTTGATGCCACTGGCGATCAGCGGCGTGCTGGGCTTAGCCGCCGTCGTATTGGTTCACGAGGTCGCCGAAGTCATCGTGATCTTGAACGGCCTGCGGGCCGCGCGGACGAATCGCTGA
- a CDS encoding NAD(P)-binding domain-containing protein, which produces MNHTAIVVGGGQSGLATAYYLRRFQVDFLVLDNQEEPGGAWLHAWPSLTLFSAAEFSNLPGWPMPHYPGYPPARHVIDYLESYERRYDLPVRRPVNVRSVSHDGGMFFLDSTAGQFTAEHVIAATGTWSAPFVPHYPGTFRGHQWHSSTYPGPEPFRGAKVAVVGGANSGAQIAADLIGTSEVTWFTLERPRWMPDDIDGRDLFLRSRRRILGGDSGPNLGDIVALPHLRELRDSGQLTATPIFDSLSELDHDHLIWCTGFRPALGPFRHLMRGREPAVKNLHLVGYGNWTGDGSATLMGVGPFAKHTAQVVAGRVDEARQPEF; this is translated from the coding sequence ATGAACCACACTGCCATCGTCGTCGGCGGTGGCCAGTCCGGTTTGGCCACGGCCTATTACCTGCGGCGCTTCCAAGTGGACTTTCTGGTCCTGGACAACCAAGAAGAACCCGGCGGAGCGTGGTTGCATGCGTGGCCTTCACTGACGCTTTTCTCCGCCGCGGAGTTTTCCAACCTGCCCGGTTGGCCTATGCCGCACTACCCGGGGTACCCGCCGGCACGCCATGTCATCGACTATCTGGAAAGCTACGAACGACGGTACGACCTCCCGGTGAGGCGCCCAGTGAACGTTCGCAGTGTGTCCCATGACGGAGGGATGTTCTTCCTAGATTCGACCGCCGGTCAATTCACGGCGGAACACGTTATCGCGGCCACAGGCACGTGGTCCGCGCCCTTCGTGCCCCACTATCCCGGCACCTTCCGCGGACACCAGTGGCACTCGTCGACCTACCCGGGTCCAGAACCATTCCGCGGCGCGAAGGTCGCTGTGGTCGGTGGGGCGAACTCGGGCGCCCAGATCGCCGCGGACCTCATCGGAACGTCGGAGGTCACATGGTTCACACTTGAGCGTCCGCGCTGGATGCCCGACGACATCGACGGCCGCGATCTCTTCCTCCGCAGCCGCCGCCGGATTCTCGGCGGCGATTCCGGCCCGAACCTCGGGGACATTGTCGCGCTTCCTCATCTCCGTGAGCTGCGCGATTCCGGTCAGCTCACCGCTACCCCCATCTTTGATAGCTTGAGCGAGCTCGACCACGACCACCTGATCTGGTGCACTGGTTTCCGTCCGGCCCTCGGCCCATTCCGCCACCTCATGCGCGGCCGCGAACCCGCGGTGAAGAATCTGCATCTAGTCGGTTATGGCAACTGGACCGGCGACGGCTCGGCAACGCTGATGGGCGTGGGGCCCTTTGCCAAACACACTGCCCAGGTAGTCGCGGGCCGTGTCGATGAAGCTCGGCAGCCAGAGTTTTGA
- a CDS encoding DUF488 domain-containing protein, which produces MRIFTVGHSNLEFDEFVRMLQAAGVAAVVDVRKLTGSRKYPWFNDDFLTQHLPEHGIDYMKNEGLAGRRNVSKTIPFEVNANWQNRSFHNYADHALGEEFATALEKLRQQAAHTPTAIMCSEAVWWRCHRRIIADHLLAHGDEVEHVMGLGAEGASIRKATLNDGAVVGDDLLVRYPARD; this is translated from the coding sequence ATGCGCATCTTCACCGTCGGCCACTCCAACCTCGAATTCGACGAGTTCGTGCGAATGCTTCAGGCGGCCGGGGTCGCGGCGGTCGTCGACGTGCGCAAGCTGACCGGCTCGCGGAAGTACCCGTGGTTCAACGACGACTTCCTCACCCAGCACCTTCCCGAGCACGGCATCGACTACATGAAAAACGAAGGCCTGGCGGGGCGGCGCAACGTATCCAAGACGATCCCGTTCGAGGTCAACGCCAACTGGCAAAACCGCAGCTTCCACAACTACGCCGACCACGCCCTGGGTGAAGAGTTCGCCACGGCATTGGAGAAACTGCGCCAGCAGGCCGCTCACACGCCGACGGCCATCATGTGTTCCGAGGCAGTGTGGTGGCGCTGTCACCGCCGCATCATCGCCGATCACCTTCTCGCCCACGGGGACGAGGTGGAGCACGTGATGGGGTTGGGGGCCGAAGGTGCGTCGATACGCAAAGCAACGCTTAACGACGGCGCCGTGGTCGGCGATGACCTCCTCGTACGCTACCCCGCGCGGGACTAG
- a CDS encoding phosphatidylinositol kinase — MTANELLELLQHGEVGFVGQVAESSNLTVLVDLTLARDDGHEDYCWGIFKPEAGERYLHDFPAGLWRRERAAYLLSEWLGWDIVPPTVVREVDPLGVGSLQYYVDNDGSHYFPLYETRPDLHPQLLRMAVFDLLVNNTDRKSGHVLLARAPNANRVDHVWGIDQGLCFHQDPKLRTVIWDFAHQTIPSELVDAVEPLTAEAPEEVAALLAPEEVEALKSRASRIVRLPWLPEPQSEFPYPWPLV, encoded by the coding sequence GTGACCGCGAATGAGCTGCTTGAACTGCTTCAACACGGCGAGGTCGGTTTCGTGGGCCAGGTCGCGGAGTCCTCGAACCTCACGGTGCTTGTGGACCTCACGCTTGCTCGCGACGACGGCCACGAGGACTACTGCTGGGGCATCTTCAAGCCCGAGGCGGGGGAGCGCTACCTCCACGATTTCCCGGCGGGGCTGTGGCGGCGCGAGCGGGCCGCGTACCTGCTCAGCGAGTGGCTGGGCTGGGACATAGTGCCGCCCACGGTGGTGCGCGAGGTCGACCCGCTCGGTGTCGGGTCGTTGCAGTACTACGTGGACAACGACGGTTCTCACTACTTCCCGCTGTACGAGACCCGCCCCGACCTGCATCCCCAGTTGCTGCGCATGGCCGTTTTCGACCTATTGGTGAATAACACGGACCGTAAATCGGGCCACGTTTTGCTCGCGCGTGCGCCTAACGCGAACCGCGTTGACCACGTGTGGGGCATCGACCAGGGACTGTGCTTCCACCAAGACCCGAAGTTGCGCACCGTGATCTGGGACTTCGCGCACCAGACGATCCCATCCGAGTTGGTGGATGCGGTCGAGCCGCTCACGGCGGAGGCGCCGGAGGAGGTGGCGGCGTTGTTGGCGCCGGAAGAGGTGGAGGCGCTCAAATCGCGCGCCTCGCGCATCGTGCGCCTGCCGTGGCTGCCGGAGCCCCAGTCCGAGTTTCCGTACCCCTGGCCGCTGGTGTAG
- a CDS encoding histidine phosphatase family protein: MAYHHFMATIYLIRHGETPTTGTILPGRTPGLHLSERGRMQAAAVAKQLASVDAVYSSPLERARETALPTCARFHKELMLDDGLLEADFGTWTGESLADLARLPEWQVVQKRPGEFRFPGGESFVEMQHRVVRCVRTIAARHPGEAVACFTHADPIKAALAHFTGRGWGAFQQIPAEPCSVSELEL, translated from the coding sequence ATGGCTTACCATCACTTCATGGCCACCATCTACCTCATTCGCCACGGCGAGACCCCGACGACCGGCACAATCCTTCCCGGACGCACGCCGGGGTTGCACCTTTCGGAGAGGGGGCGCATGCAAGCCGCGGCTGTGGCCAAGCAACTCGCCAGCGTCGACGCGGTGTATTCCTCACCGCTCGAGCGCGCTCGCGAGACCGCTTTACCCACCTGCGCACGGTTCCACAAAGAGCTCATGCTTGACGACGGCCTCTTAGAAGCCGATTTCGGCACATGGACCGGTGAATCCCTGGCCGACCTTGCCAGGTTGCCCGAGTGGCAGGTGGTGCAGAAGCGGCCCGGGGAGTTCCGCTTCCCTGGCGGTGAGTCGTTCGTGGAGATGCAACACCGCGTCGTACGTTGCGTGCGCACGATCGCGGCGCGGCACCCAGGCGAGGCGGTGGCCTGCTTCACCCACGCCGACCCGATCAAGGCGGCGTTGGCGCATTTCACGGGCCGGGGTTGGGGCGCGTTCCAGCAGATCCCGGCGGAACCGTGCTCGGTGTCGGAGCTTGAGCTGTGA
- a CDS encoding magnesium chelatase: MTEAPNSRPSITTLGELKAAGYTYKTVREEMRDNLVATLRAGENPWPGLHGLEHTVLPQVERAIIAGHDIVLLGERGQGKTRLLRTLPLLLDAFVPAIEGSELREHPLNPLTDAAKRRVEEEGDALPITWIPREARYSEKLATPDTSVADLIGDVDPMRVAEGRRLGDPETIHYGLIPRSNRGIVAINELPDLAERIQVAMLNVMEEADIQIRGYMLRLPLDVLVVASANPEDYTNRGRIITPLKDRFGAEIRTHYPIELDDEIRVIEQESRLTATVPQPIMEALARFTRALRESDAVNQRAGVSARFAIAGAETVAASAARRAAITGEDPVARLVDLEAAVDVLGGKVEFEHGEEGREWDILEYLLRNSVAQTLRPRIKGLDFAPLIEALDGSTFITTGENITAAEFLNGLPQLDGTLYGDIASTFNAESEGERASAIELAVEALYLTQKISKDSGEGETIYG; the protein is encoded by the coding sequence ATGACTGAAGCGCCCAACTCCCGGCCATCCATCACCACCCTCGGCGAGCTCAAGGCCGCTGGCTACACCTACAAGACCGTGCGCGAAGAGATGCGTGACAACCTCGTCGCCACACTGCGCGCCGGCGAAAACCCGTGGCCCGGCCTCCACGGCCTCGAGCACACCGTGTTGCCGCAGGTCGAACGCGCCATCATCGCTGGCCACGACATCGTGTTGCTCGGCGAGCGCGGCCAGGGCAAGACCCGTCTGCTTCGCACGCTGCCTTTGCTTCTCGACGCTTTTGTGCCCGCCATCGAAGGATCCGAACTGCGCGAACACCCCCTGAACCCGCTGACGGACGCCGCGAAGCGCCGCGTCGAGGAGGAAGGAGACGCGCTGCCCATCACCTGGATCCCGCGCGAGGCCCGCTACTCCGAGAAGCTGGCCACCCCGGACACCTCCGTGGCGGATCTGATCGGCGACGTGGATCCGATGCGCGTGGCCGAGGGCCGCCGCCTGGGCGACCCGGAGACCATCCACTACGGCCTTATCCCGCGCTCCAACCGCGGCATCGTGGCCATCAACGAGCTGCCAGACCTGGCGGAGCGCATCCAGGTGGCCATGCTCAACGTGATGGAGGAAGCCGACATCCAAATCCGCGGCTACATGCTGCGCCTGCCGCTGGACGTGCTGGTGGTGGCCTCGGCGAACCCGGAGGACTACACGAACCGCGGGCGCATCATCACCCCGCTCAAGGACCGCTTCGGCGCTGAGATCCGCACCCACTACCCCATCGAGTTGGACGACGAGATCCGCGTCATCGAGCAGGAATCACGCCTCACGGCCACTGTTCCGCAACCTATCATGGAGGCCCTCGCCCGGTTCACCCGCGCGCTGCGCGAATCCGACGCGGTGAACCAGCGCGCCGGCGTCTCGGCCCGCTTCGCCATCGCCGGCGCCGAGACAGTCGCAGCCTCCGCCGCCCGCCGCGCCGCCATTACCGGGGAGGACCCGGTCGCGCGCCTAGTGGACCTGGAGGCCGCCGTCGACGTGCTCGGCGGCAAGGTGGAGTTCGAGCACGGCGAGGAAGGCCGCGAGTGGGACATCCTCGAGTACCTGTTGCGCAACTCCGTGGCTCAGACTCTGCGCCCCCGGATCAAGGGACTTGACTTCGCCCCGCTGATCGAGGCGCTCGACGGCTCCACCTTCATCACCACTGGCGAAAACATTACGGCGGCAGAGTTCCTCAACGGCCTGCCCCAGCTCGACGGCACGCTTTACGGAGATATTGCTTCGACCTTCAACGCCGAGAGCGAGGGCGAGCGCGCTAGTGCCATCGAGCTCGCGGTGGAGGCGCTCTACCTCACCCAAAAGATTTCGAAGGACTCCGGCGAAGGTGAGACCATCTATGGCTAA
- a CDS encoding vWA domain-containing protein: MAKQRRYRRYTPGPDPLAPPPDLAKAVRAIADEVMAGYSAESALREYLRREGYDDFLRQIAQRRQELLQKTNLGGTLQEAQKLLDEAVLAERGQLARDVDMDDLDRTMREMTLDNLPVSPAAAVTELNGYDWASSDAREKYQQIKDLIGRELLDQRFAGMKEALEGATDEDRAAVAEMLRDLNVLLGKHRAGMATEQDFQDFMAKHGDQFPENPRNIEELVELLAQRSAAAQRLLNSMTPEQRAELMQLASEAFGSEELMNLVGELDANLRGIRPDLDWTGSEPFDGDGTSGGMGLGEATRATRDLGRLDELAAILGGERPGDIDLDDVADLLGADAATRAKHLRDVEKALRDSGLLNKGESGSLQLSPKALRMLGKELLKDATSQLSRGQRDSRLAGQLGEPTGGTRPWEFGDTQAWDTTRTITNALQRSAASGEPFAITVNDIEVVETEARTKNAVALLVDTSFSMAMEGRWTPMKQTALALNHLITTQFRSDELALIGFGLYAQTLTIEELTALPPMPEKGTNLQHALLLANEFFTRHADYDPTLLIVTDGEPTSILTEWGEPYFNWPTDRITLARTVDALDTVTKRGTKITFFRLGDDPGLVSLIDALANRSGANVVAPDLNELGGAVVGEFLRW; encoded by the coding sequence ATGGCTAAACAGCGCAGGTACCGCAGGTACACCCCGGGCCCGGATCCGCTCGCCCCACCGCCCGACCTGGCCAAGGCGGTGCGCGCCATTGCCGACGAGGTCATGGCCGGCTACTCCGCCGAGTCCGCGCTTCGCGAGTATCTGCGCCGTGAGGGTTACGACGACTTCCTGCGCCAGATCGCGCAGCGCCGCCAAGAACTGTTGCAGAAGACCAATCTCGGGGGCACGCTCCAGGAAGCACAGAAGCTTCTCGACGAAGCGGTGCTCGCCGAACGCGGCCAACTCGCCCGCGACGTGGACATGGACGATCTGGACCGCACAATGCGGGAGATGACGCTGGACAACCTGCCCGTCTCCCCGGCGGCGGCGGTGACCGAACTGAACGGCTACGACTGGGCTTCCTCCGACGCGCGCGAGAAGTACCAGCAGATCAAAGACCTCATCGGCCGCGAACTCTTAGACCAGCGCTTCGCTGGCATGAAAGAGGCGCTGGAAGGTGCCACCGATGAAGATCGCGCAGCCGTCGCCGAGATGCTTCGCGATCTCAACGTGCTGTTGGGCAAACATCGCGCCGGCATGGCCACGGAGCAGGACTTTCAGGATTTCATGGCCAAGCACGGGGATCAGTTTCCGGAGAACCCCCGCAACATCGAGGAATTGGTGGAGCTGCTCGCGCAGCGATCGGCGGCAGCCCAGCGATTGCTCAACTCCATGACACCCGAACAGCGCGCCGAGCTCATGCAGCTCGCGTCCGAAGCCTTCGGCTCGGAGGAGCTGATGAACCTCGTTGGCGAGCTGGACGCGAACCTGCGCGGCATCCGCCCCGACCTGGACTGGACCGGGTCCGAACCGTTCGACGGTGATGGGACATCGGGCGGCATGGGCCTCGGCGAAGCCACCCGCGCGACGCGCGACCTCGGGCGCCTCGACGAGCTCGCTGCCATCCTCGGAGGCGAACGCCCCGGAGACATTGACTTAGACGACGTCGCCGACCTCTTAGGCGCTGACGCCGCCACCAGGGCTAAGCATCTGCGCGATGTGGAAAAAGCGTTGCGCGACTCCGGATTGCTGAACAAGGGCGAGTCCGGCTCGCTACAGCTGTCCCCGAAAGCGCTGCGCATGCTGGGCAAGGAGCTGTTGAAGGACGCGACCTCCCAGTTATCCCGCGGCCAACGCGATTCCCGCCTCGCCGGTCAGCTGGGCGAACCCACCGGCGGCACCCGCCCCTGGGAGTTCGGCGACACTCAGGCTTGGGACACCACCCGGACCATCACGAACGCTCTCCAGCGCAGCGCCGCCAGTGGCGAGCCCTTCGCAATCACCGTGAACGACATCGAAGTGGTCGAAACCGAGGCGCGCACGAAAAACGCCGTCGCACTGCTTGTGGACACCTCCTTCTCCATGGCGATGGAAGGCCGCTGGACGCCGATGAAGCAGACCGCGCTGGCGCTGAACCACCTCATCACCACGCAGTTCCGCAGCGACGAGCTCGCGCTAATCGGTTTCGGCCTCTACGCGCAGACGCTGACGATCGAAGAACTCACCGCCCTGCCGCCGATGCCGGAAAAGGGCACCAACCTGCAGCACGCGCTGCTTCTCGCCAACGAGTTCTTCACCCGCCACGCCGACTACGACCCGACGCTTCTCATCGTCACCGACGGCGAACCGACCTCTATCCTGACCGAATGGGGTGAGCCCTACTTCAACTGGCCGACCGACCGCATCACACTCGCGCGCACGGTCGACGCGCTTGACACGGTGACCAAACGCGGGACGAAGATCACCTTCTTCCGCCTCGGGGATGATCCAGGGCTTGTTTCGCTTATCGACGCCCTCGCCAACCGCTCCGGCGCCAACGTCGTCGCACCCGACCTCAACGAGCTCGGAGGCGCTGTGGTGGGAGAGTTCCTCCGCTGGTAA
- the arfB gene encoding alternative ribosome rescue aminoacyl-tRNA hydrolase ArfB, with translation MNDLTIAPGPGIPGGLVVAAADLSERFARASGPGGQGVNTTDSKVQLSIDIAACASLSDAQRRRALHNLEHRLDGTVLTVSASTQRSQVRNRAEARQRMATLLREALAPPPPPRHKTKPTRGSVRRRLEAKKRRSELKSTRRRPRLP, from the coding sequence ATGAATGACCTGACCATCGCGCCCGGCCCGGGTATCCCCGGCGGCCTCGTCGTCGCCGCCGCGGACCTGTCGGAGCGGTTTGCGAGGGCGTCGGGGCCGGGCGGCCAGGGCGTCAACACCACCGACAGCAAGGTGCAGCTCTCCATCGACATCGCGGCGTGCGCATCGCTTTCCGACGCCCAACGCCGCCGCGCCCTCCACAACCTCGAACACCGCCTGGATGGCACTGTGCTCACCGTCAGCGCGTCGACGCAGCGCTCGCAGGTCCGCAACCGAGCTGAGGCTCGTCAACGCATGGCCACCCTATTGCGTGAGGCGCTCGCCCCGCCTCCTCCCCCGCGGCATAAGACGAAGCCGACGCGCGGCTCGGTGCGGCGCCGTCTCGAAGCGAAGAAACGGCGCTCGGAGCTGAAGTCGACGAGGCGCCGGCCCCGGCTGCCGTAA